The genome window GGAGTGACGGACGCTGGAATAAACTCACGATGGCGCATGGCTGTTATTGGGGAAAATGTACTTTCTGCGACATTTCTCTGGATTATATAAAAGTGTACGAACCTGTTGCGGCAAGTTTATTGTGTGACCGAATGGAGGAAATGATTGCACAGACAGGTGAAACCGGTTTTCATTTTGTAGACGAAGCAGCACCGCCTGCTTTGATGCGTGCTTTGGCTCTTGAAATCCTTCGCCGGAAATTATCGGTTACCTGGTGGACAAATATTCGTTTTGAAAAAAGTTTTACGGCCGATTTATGTCTGCTGCTAAAAGCTTCGGGCTGTATTGCAGTTTCAGGCGGACTCGAAGTAGCTTCGGACCGATTATTAAACCTAATTGATAAAGGTGTAACCGTAGAGCAGGTGGCGAAAGTTACCCGAAATTTCACCGAAGCCGATATAATGGTACACGCTTATCTGATGTATGGCTACCCTACACAGACAGTTCAGGAAACGGTGGACAGCCTCGAAATGGTGCGCCAGTTGTTTGAAGCGGGAGTGCTGCAGTCGGGATTTTGGCATCAGTTTGCCATGACGGCTCACAGTCCGGTGGGAATGTTTCCAGAGCAGTTTGGAGCAGTAAAAGAAACAGAAGACATTGGAACTTTTGCTAATAATGATATTAATTTTGTGGATTCTACAGGAATCGATCACGATAAATTCAGTTTCGGACTTAAGAAATCGCTGTTTAATTACATGCACGGAATCTGTTTTGACTATGAACTGCAGGAGTGGTTCGATTTCAAAATTCCGAAGACAAAAATAGGTCCCGACTTTATTTTTGATGCACTGCAGGAAGAAGCCAATTTCAATATAAAACCTACAGCCAAAATCGTCTGGCTGGGAGGAAAACCGTCTGCTGAAACATTTACCAAATCCAAAAAAGGAAACAGCTGGGAAATGCTGGCTTTGACTTTTCATGACAAAAAACAAAGCTTCACTATTCAGACCAGCAAAGCTGAAGGTGAATGGCTTGCTGAAATGCTTCAGAAACTATCGGTTTCGAATGCTAAAACCTTTTCTTTTCAGGAAGTAAAAAACGATTTTGAAATCCAATTGGAAGATTTCGAACTATTTTGGTACTCCAAACCAGTGAATGTTTTACGGGAGTTTGGATTATTAGTTTTGTAATTTCTCTTAGAGCCTGTTTAAATTTTATTTTTGAGATTTATTATTAGAGGATTTTTGAGTGAAACAAGGCAAATTTTTATAAAATAGCAGAGCTATTGTATGAAAATTTAACGAAGTTGTAACCAAAAATCATCATAAGAGAGCCAATAAATAAAACTTAAACAGGCTCTTAATTTTATTCTTTATATTAGTGCTTGATTAGTGAGCCATTTTTAAAGATATTGATTTCGATTAAGGCTACATTTTTTTTCTTTTTTTTGTTGTGAATTTTCCTATTCAATAAAATCATTCTTTTTGTTATTTTTATATGTTATTGTATTGCATTTCAGTGGTTTTTGTTTTGTACTATTGTGCGTTATTTAATTTTTTCCTTTGGAATCGGCATTACGAAAACGTTATAGTTGTTTAGAAGTGATAATAAAAAAATAATTTGTATATTGCAGTAAGTCAGTTTGTTGTAATATTATACATCAGCACAGTTGAAAATTATGTATTTAAGCTATAAAAATTGACATTCAACGATTTTAATTTTTATTGTGTTTTATAGTTATTCTCTTTGCGGATTATAATTTATTTGTTTTTTTTTAAAATAAATGAAAGTGTATAGCTAAAGATTAAAACTGTCCCCAAATCATAAAATTAATCATAGAATGTCCAAAAAGATTACTTGTATTTTTATTGCTTTTCTTGGGCTTTTCAATTTATCTTATGCTCAGTCTTCAGTTGCTCATGAAATAGGCGGTTTTTTGGGTCCTAGTGTTATGAAATCGGATTACGGACAAAGAAATGATGATCCTTCTACTTATCGGAATACTGGTTTTGCAATTGGTTTTATACATTATCTGAATTTTTCATCCAATTCGATGAGCAGTGCTTATTTTAAAGAACATTTTAAAGTACGTTCCGAGTTGTCTTTTAATCAGACCGAATTGAATCATTTTGGAAAATGGGCAGAAAATGGTAATAGCATTGGCAAACGGCAGTTAAGAGCAATGGAAGGGAAATCATCTATTTTAAATCTGGGTGCGCAGCTAGAATATTTTCCATTTAGAAGAATCCACGATTTTGAATATACTGTAGGCTCTTTTTCACCTTATTTTAGTTTAGGGCTTCAATGTAATTTTTACAATGTAAAATCTTCTTCATCGATGGGAGAATTGGGAACTGTGGCAGCAACCTTCCCAAAATATTTAATTCCTTCGGATGGACATTCTTACGGTTTTTCTACCGAAAGCAGCAGTACTTGGTCAATTGTTTCAGGTGTAGGTTCTCGTTACAAATTAACTCCTCTATCGGATTTACTTGTTGAATTTCGCCTTCAGTATTTTGGTTCCGACTGGGTGGACGGATTAAATCCTAATAAACAAATTTTTACCGAAAACAAATATAACGACTGGCAGGTCGGGTTAACTTTTGGTTACATTTTTTATCTGGACTGATTTATTATTATCAGCCTCCGTTTTATACATTAGATTACTCAAAATCTGAATGCATGAGCATGTTCTAAATAATGTATAAAATTCATCAATATCTTTTTTTAATATGGCTCACACAAAGAAATCCGTTCTGAACTTTGCGCCTCTGGACCTTTGCTTAGAATGAATTCAAACCTAATTTAATGAGATTGTGAATACAAATAATCCTTTTAACTAATTGATATATTAGGTTATAACTTTTTTAGTGAATTTGTTTTTTTGTAAACTCAAACGATTTCTTTCCTATTTTTACTAAACTAAAATAAATAGGAATGAGTTCAAATTACAAAGTAACTGTTAATGATGCTTTCCATTTTGATTTTGAAAAAGAAAGCGTTTCTCAGCTCGATTCAATACCTGCAGGGGTAAATAAATTTCATATCCTGCATCAAAATTCGCCTTATAAAGCTGAAATCGTCTCATCGGATTTTAATCAAAAACGCTTTACAGTGAAGGTAAATAATACCAATTATACTGTTGTAATTTCAAATCCGCTGGATATTTTGATTAAAGAAATGGGGTTTGAGGCTGGGTCGGCCAAGCAGGTTAATGTGATTAAAGCTCCCATGCCGGGACTGATTTTGGAAATCAATGCTGTTGTCGGACAGTCCGTAAAGGAAAATGACAATCTAATTATTCTAAGTGCCATGAAAATGGAGAACAGTTTTCTTTCGCCCCGTGACGGTGTGATTAAATCTATTTTCGTAAAGACTGGAGATGCTGTGGAAAAAGGGCAGTTATTAATTGAATTTGAGTAAAGAAGAAAAGATAATAGAGTAAAGAAAAAAGAAAACAGATTGAATATTGTGAACTCTCATTTTTGCCTAAAAGTTTATATTCTATTCTCTATTTTCTATATTCTAAAGAATTAAAAATATGAAAAAAATACTAGTTGCTAATAGAGGTGAAATCGCTATCAGGGTGATGAAAACCGCACAGAAAATGGGTATTAAAACAGCAGCAGTTTATTCGGCTGCCGACAGGAATTCTCCGCATGTAAAATTTGCTGATGAAGCGGTTTGTATTGGTGAAGCGCCTTCAAGCCAATCGTATTTGCTGGGACACAAAATTATAGAAGCTGCCAAATCTCTGAACGCTGATGCCATTCATCCCGGATATGGTTTTCTCAGTGAAAATGCTGATTTTGCAGAAGAAGCCGAAAAAAACAACTTAATTTTTATTGGTCCAAAATCACATGCAATAAAAATTATGGGAAGTAAACTGGCAGCAAAAGATGCTGTTAAAGAATATAATATTCCAATGGTTCCGGGCATAGACGAGGCAATTACTGATATCGAAAAAGCAAAGCAGGCAGCCACAGCAATTGGTTTTCCTATCTTGATTAAAGCTTCGGCTGGCGGTGGCGGAAAAGGAATGCGTGTGGTAGAAACCGAAGCCGATTTTGAGTCTCAAATGAACCGGGCCATAAGTGAAGCTGTTGCAGCGTTTGGCGACGGCTCCGTTTTTATTGAAAAATATGTGGCCTCTCCAAGGCATATTGAAATTCAGGTGATGGCAGACAGTCATGGTACTATTTTATATTTTTTTGAAAGAGAGTGCAGTATTCAGCGACGCCATCAAAAAGTGGTGGAAGAAGCACCGTCTTCAGTTTTGACTCCCGAACTGCGCAGGAAAATGGGAGAAGCAGCTGTTTTGGTGGCTAAGTCCTGTGATTACATAGGAGCTGGAACTGTTGAATTTTTATTGGATGAAAATAATAATTTCTATTTCCTCGAAATGAATACCCGTCTGCAGGTGGAGCATCCCGTTACGGAACTGATTACAGGCACCGATTTGGTCGAACTGCAGATCAGAGTCGCAAGGGGAGAAGCATTGCCAATTAAGCAAGACGATTTACAAATAAAGGGGCATGCTCTTGAACTGCGTGTTTATGCCGAAGATCCGCTGAATGATTTCCTGCCGAGTGTTGGTCATCTTGATGTGTATCAATTGCCTGTTGGCGAAGGGATCCGTGTAGATAATGGTTTTGAGCAGGGTATGGATATTCCGATTTATTATGATCCGATGCTCGCCAAATTAATCACTTACGGACATACGCGGGAAGAAGCACTACAGCTGATGATTAAAGCTATTGAAAATTACAAAGTAGAAGGCGTGCAGACAACTTTGCCTTTCGGGAAATTTGTTTTTGAGCACGAAGCTTTCCGTTCAGGGAAATTTGATACTCATTTTGTCAAGAAATATTACAATGCCGATTTGCTGAAAAATCAAATGGCACAGGAAGCCGAAATTGCAGCTTTGGTTGCCTTGAAACAGTATTTTGAAGACCAAAAAATAATACGATTGCCAAATTGAAAATTGATTTGAACCATTAAGGTATTAAGTCTCATTAAGAAAGCAGGACTTAATTTTCTTAATATCTTAATGGTGAAAAAAACATTTGGCTTTAGCCAAAAAGAAAAAGAATTAATAAAAACTTACGGTTGAAAAAAGATATGCAGGACAAAATAAAAATACTCAGCGATAAAATTGCTCAGGCTCATTTGGGCGGAGGAAAAAAGCGTATTGCAAAACAGCACAGCAGTAAAAAACTAACCGCAAGGGAACGCATCGATTATTTGATGGATGAAGGTTCTTTTGAAGAAATCGGGATGCTGGTGACACACCGCACCACCGATTTTGGGATGGAAAACGAAATGTATTACGGCGATGGAGTTATAACAGGATACGGAACTATCAATGGAAGATTGGTTTATATTTTCGCTCAGGATTTTACGGTTTTTGGAGGTTCATTATCCGAAACCCATGCCGAGAAAATCTGCAAAATTATGGATATGGCCGTAAAAGTAGGTGCTCCAATGATTGGACTGAACGATTCGGGAGGCGCACGTATACAGGAAGGAGTTCGTTCGCTGGGAGGCTATGCTGATATTTTTTACAGAAACGTTCAGGCGAGCGGCGTGATTCCGCAGATATCTGCCATTATGGGACCTTGTGCCGGCGGAGCGGTTTATTCCCCAGCGATTACTGATTTTACGATTATGGTCGAAGAAACGAGTTATATGTTTGTTACCGGACCGAATGTGGTGAAAACCGTGACCAACGAATCGGTGACTTCGGAGGAATTGGGAGGTGCGAGTACGCATTCTACCAAGTCGGGAGTGGCACACCGCACAGCTGTGAATGGCGTGGTTTGTCTGGAAGATATCAAAAGACTGCTGAGTTATCTGCCTCAAAATAACAAAGAAAAACCCCGCAGTCTGCCGTATGAACTCAAAGATGAAATACGTGAACAATTGGCCGGCATTATTCCGGATAACCCGAATAAACCTTATGATATGCATGTTGTTATAAGCGGGATTATAGACGAAGATTCATTTTTTGAAATTCATAAAAACTATGCCGAAAATATTATTGTGGGTTTTGCCCGGTTGGGAGGCCGAAGCATTGGAATCGTTGCCAATCAGCCGATGTTTCTAGCTGGCTGTCTGGATGTGAAAAGTTCGAAAAAAGCAGCGCGTTTTACCCGTTTTTGCGATGCGTTTAATATTCCGTTATTGGTATTGGTCGATGTACCGGGTTTTTTGCCGGGAACCGATCAAGAGTGGAACGGGATTATTGTTCACGGAGCAAAACTGCTTTATGCCTTAAGCGAAGCAACAGTCCCGAGAGTTACCGTGATTACCCGAAAAGCCTACGGAGGCGCTTATGACGTGATGAACTCTAAACACATTGGTGCCGATATGAATTTTGCCTGGCCGACTGCTGAGATTGCGGTAATGGGAGCCAAAGGCGCTTCGGAAATTATATTTAAGAAAGAAATTCAGGATGCCGAAGATCATGAAGCTAAACTCCTAGAAAAAGAAGCCGAATATGCCGATTTGTTTGCGAATCCGTACACGGCAACGCAGCGCGGTTTTGTCGATGAGGTGATTTTGCCACAAGATACAAGACGCAAACTGATAAAAGCTTTTGCCATGCTGGAAAATAAAGTAAGTGTGACTCCTGATAGGAAGCATGGAAATATTCCTTTGTAAAATAAAAGTGCTATTTTAGCGATTAAAATTAAATTGATAAATCAAATGCCAAATAGAACTGAAAAGGAACTTTTAATTGAAATAGTAGAGTATTTTAATGTATATATTTTTGAAAATCATATCAATGCGGCTTTAAAAGTTCACTCAAAACTTAAATCGTACAATATTAATCCTATTGTAGTAAAGTATTTGTCAAAAGTTTTGGAAGGAAATTATAATGCAGTTGGAGTGGCTAAAGCCCTTTATTATCCCAGAGTGTTGGGGACTTCAATAAATACTTCTTTTGGTACCAGAATTCAAAATATGTTTGTTGATTTAAAAATTGGTGAAGGTTCTTTAATTAAAGGAATGGATATAGAATTTATAGATAAAATAGATAATCGACGAAAATGGTGCCAATTAAAATCGGGGCCAAATACAATTAATTCTGAGGATGTGAAACCTCTAATAAAAAAGTTTTCAGACACAATTAACCTTGCTAGAACAAACAAAGCATTTAAAAATATAAATAACACAGATTTTATAGTTGGTGTTCTTTATGGAGAACAGAATGAGTTAAGTATGCACTACAAAGTGATAGATAAAACACATCCTGTTATTATTGGTAAAGACTTTTGGCATAGAGTTACAGGATTTCCTGACTTTTATAATGGTTTAGTTGATAATCTACAAAAAATAATTAATAATATTGATACTCAGGATTTAATAAATGTCGGAGTTGAAGAACTGGCAAAGGAAATTGAAAGTTCTCAACTTTTTGACTTTAATAAATTATAATAACTATTTAGAAATTTCACAATTGAATAACCAACTTCTTGCCCTAAATTAACTGGAACTGCGTTTCCTATTTGTTTATATTGCTGAGCAATAGAGCCTTCAAATTTCCAGTCGTCAGGAAAAGTCTGAATTCTGGCATATTCTCGAACAGTAAACGGGCGAGTTTCTTCGGGATGGCATCTTTCTGTTTGTTTTTGAGCAGGACTACAAGTTAACGTAAGGCATGGTTCGTCCCAGCCTATTCTTCGAGCAATTCCTGTTTTACCACCACCAAGATGAAAACTTCCCCCCATAAATTCTTTTTGAATTTCAAGAGGTAAATCTCTCCAATATCCTTTTTGTGGAACTAATTTTAAAACATCAATTTTGCTTTTTGGATATTTTGAACCTTCCGATTTAGGAACATCACAATCAAATAAATCACCTTTTTTAAGGGCATCTTTTAAATTGTATATTTTTTTATATGGTTTGGGATATTCATATTTTAAATCAATATCTTTTCTAATTCCAACGAGAATTAATCGTTCTCTTTTTTGAGGAACATTATAATTTATTGCTTTTAAAACTTGAACTGGAACAACATTATAGCCAATTTCATCCAAAATAGAAATCATTCCTTCTAGAGTTTTTCCATTTTCGTGACTTAACAAACCACGTACATTTTCGCCAATGCAAATAGGAGGATTTACTTCTTTAACAGCTCTTGCGAATTCATAAAATAGAGTTCCTCTTGCATCTGCTAAACCTAATTTTTTTCCAGCATAACTAAAAGCTTGGCAAGGAAATCCACCAGTTACAATGTCAACTTTGTTATTATATTCAGAAAAATTAAAAGTTTTTATATCACCTTCTAAAACA of Flavobacterium marginilacus contains these proteins:
- a CDS encoding PmeII family type II restriction endonuclease codes for the protein MPNRTEKELLIEIVEYFNVYIFENHINAALKVHSKLKSYNINPIVVKYLSKVLEGNYNAVGVAKALYYPRVLGTSINTSFGTRIQNMFVDLKIGEGSLIKGMDIEFIDKIDNRRKWCQLKSGPNTINSEDVKPLIKKFSDTINLARTNKAFKNINNTDFIVGVLYGEQNELSMHYKVIDKTHPVIIGKDFWHRVTGFPDFYNGLVDNLQKIINNIDTQDLINVGVEELAKEIESSQLFDFNKL
- a CDS encoding acyl-CoA carboxylase subunit beta, whose amino-acid sequence is MQDKIKILSDKIAQAHLGGGKKRIAKQHSSKKLTARERIDYLMDEGSFEEIGMLVTHRTTDFGMENEMYYGDGVITGYGTINGRLVYIFAQDFTVFGGSLSETHAEKICKIMDMAVKVGAPMIGLNDSGGARIQEGVRSLGGYADIFYRNVQASGVIPQISAIMGPCAGGAVYSPAITDFTIMVEETSYMFVTGPNVVKTVTNESVTSEELGGASTHSTKSGVAHRTAVNGVVCLEDIKRLLSYLPQNNKEKPRSLPYELKDEIREQLAGIIPDNPNKPYDMHVVISGIIDEDSFFEIHKNYAENIIVGFARLGGRSIGIVANQPMFLAGCLDVKSSKKAARFTRFCDAFNIPLLVLVDVPGFLPGTDQEWNGIIVHGAKLLYALSEATVPRVTVITRKAYGGAYDVMNSKHIGADMNFAWPTAEIAVMGAKGASEIIFKKEIQDAEDHEAKLLEKEAEYADLFANPYTATQRGFVDEVILPQDTRRKLIKAFAMLENKVSVTPDRKHGNIPL
- a CDS encoding B12-binding domain-containing radical SAM protein — protein: MKPKLFLITPPFTQLNTPYPATAYIKGFLNTKNIESVQADLGIDVILRLFSKEGLQNLFANSQQPTTDNCKRILALQDEYIKTIDSVIAFLQGKNPTLALQICQEDFLPEASRFAQLEELDWAFGTMGTQDKAKHLATLYLEDISDFIVECIDDNFGFSRYAERLGRSANSFDELYQALQKEPTYIDTILLSILKEKIENIQPNLFLISVPFPGNLYSAFRSAQWVKKHHPDIKISMGGGFPNTELRSLSDARVFEFFDYITLDDGETPIELLCNLVSNPPLLQGLGEVKRTFLLEDGKVVYKNNSRKHDYKQSQVGTPDYSDLLLDKYISVIEIVNPMHRMWSDGRWNKLTMAHGCYWGKCTFCDISLDYIKVYEPVAASLLCDRMEEMIAQTGETGFHFVDEAAPPALMRALALEILRRKLSVTWWTNIRFEKSFTADLCLLLKASGCIAVSGGLEVASDRLLNLIDKGVTVEQVAKVTRNFTEADIMVHAYLMYGYPTQTVQETVDSLEMVRQLFEAGVLQSGFWHQFAMTAHSPVGMFPEQFGAVKETEDIGTFANNDINFVDSTGIDHDKFSFGLKKSLFNYMHGICFDYELQEWFDFKIPKTKIGPDFIFDALQEEANFNIKPTAKIVWLGGKPSAETFTKSKKGNSWEMLALTFHDKKQSFTIQTSKAEGEWLAEMLQKLSVSNAKTFSFQEVKNDFEIQLEDFELFWYSKPVNVLREFGLLVL
- a CDS encoding THC0290_0291 family protein — protein: MSKKITCIFIAFLGLFNLSYAQSSVAHEIGGFLGPSVMKSDYGQRNDDPSTYRNTGFAIGFIHYLNFSSNSMSSAYFKEHFKVRSELSFNQTELNHFGKWAENGNSIGKRQLRAMEGKSSILNLGAQLEYFPFRRIHDFEYTVGSFSPYFSLGLQCNFYNVKSSSSMGELGTVAATFPKYLIPSDGHSYGFSTESSSTWSIVSGVGSRYKLTPLSDLLVEFRLQYFGSDWVDGLNPNKQIFTENKYNDWQVGLTFGYIFYLD
- the dcm gene encoding DNA (cytosine-5-)-methyltransferase, with the protein product MVMNEEYMTLSETSEYIGKSKETLRRWDKEGKLTAVREPMSNYRVYRKSDVETLFFDFSDEKIQETVSNYIEPHNEYTVLELFAGAGGLAVGMEKAGLKCVALNEIDKWACQTLRKNRPNWNVLEGDIKTFNFSEYNNKVDIVTGGFPCQAFSYAGKKLGLADARGTLFYEFARAVKEVNPPICIGENVRGLLSHENGKTLEGMISILDEIGYNVVPVQVLKAINYNVPQKRERLILVGIRKDIDLKYEYPKPYKKIYNLKDALKKGDLFDCDVPKSEGSKYPKSKIDVLKLVPQKGYWRDLPLEIQKEFMGGSFHLGGGKTGIARRIGWDEPCLTLTCSPAQKQTERCHPEETRPFTVREYARIQTFPDDWKFEGSIAQQYKQIGNAVPVNLGQEVGYSIVKFLNSYYNLLKSKS
- the accC gene encoding acetyl-CoA carboxylase biotin carboxylase subunit: MKKILVANRGEIAIRVMKTAQKMGIKTAAVYSAADRNSPHVKFADEAVCIGEAPSSQSYLLGHKIIEAAKSLNADAIHPGYGFLSENADFAEEAEKNNLIFIGPKSHAIKIMGSKLAAKDAVKEYNIPMVPGIDEAITDIEKAKQAATAIGFPILIKASAGGGGKGMRVVETEADFESQMNRAISEAVAAFGDGSVFIEKYVASPRHIEIQVMADSHGTILYFFERECSIQRRHQKVVEEAPSSVLTPELRRKMGEAAVLVAKSCDYIGAGTVEFLLDENNNFYFLEMNTRLQVEHPVTELITGTDLVELQIRVARGEALPIKQDDLQIKGHALELRVYAEDPLNDFLPSVGHLDVYQLPVGEGIRVDNGFEQGMDIPIYYDPMLAKLITYGHTREEALQLMIKAIENYKVEGVQTTLPFGKFVFEHEAFRSGKFDTHFVKKYYNADLLKNQMAQEAEIAALVALKQYFEDQKIIRLPN
- a CDS encoding acetyl-CoA carboxylase biotin carboxyl carrier protein subunit, whose amino-acid sequence is MSSNYKVTVNDAFHFDFEKESVSQLDSIPAGVNKFHILHQNSPYKAEIVSSDFNQKRFTVKVNNTNYTVVISNPLDILIKEMGFEAGSAKQVNVIKAPMPGLILEINAVVGQSVKENDNLIILSAMKMENSFLSPRDGVIKSIFVKTGDAVEKGQLLIEFE